One region of uncultured Desulfovibrio sp. genomic DNA includes:
- a CDS encoding glycosyltransferase — protein sequence MKTVFCLDDKIKYLTLLKVAVRSLRAVQGKDAPCLCVYAGNDAALLAELAAENIPVARYTPRLDPSGFTPLGQACAGCFLKLELALVPELAQDDRVLYCDTDVLFYRPLDELFAQHPAYVGMAREYTAPFYHQHQQLFYEYRGERYTVPMPFPIWTYSSGVALFNLERLRKRDLIGHFMAFCRENESRIGNLDQSLVNYFFGKRITRLDDCWNSPPYREECRDEARIVHFHGPKPWAYKQTNLPDLCINHYDYMRGIWMEYLNPQERALVESWA from the coding sequence GTGAAGACCGTTTTTTGCCTTGACGACAAGATCAAGTATCTGACCCTGCTCAAGGTGGCGGTGCGGTCATTGCGCGCAGTGCAGGGCAAGGACGCCCCCTGCCTCTGCGTCTACGCCGGAAATGATGCGGCCTTGCTGGCAGAACTTGCTGCGGAAAATATTCCTGTTGCGCGCTATACGCCGCGTCTTGATCCAAGCGGTTTCACACCCTTGGGGCAGGCCTGCGCCGGATGCTTTCTCAAACTTGAGCTTGCTCTTGTGCCCGAGCTTGCCCAGGACGACCGTGTACTTTACTGCGATACGGATGTGCTTTTTTATCGCCCTCTGGACGAACTTTTTGCGCAACATCCCGCCTACGTGGGCATGGCAAGGGAATACACAGCTCCATTTTATCACCAGCACCAGCAGCTTTTTTATGAATACAGGGGCGAACGGTATACCGTTCCCATGCCTTTTCCCATCTGGACATATTCCAGCGGAGTGGCGCTGTTCAATCTTGAGCGGCTGCGCAAGCGCGACCTGATAGGACACTTCATGGCTTTTTGCCGGGAAAATGAATCGCGTATCGGCAACCTTGATCAGTCGTTGGTGAATTATTTTTTTGGCAAGCGCATTACGCGGCTGGATGATTGCTGGAACAGCCCCCCCTATAGAGAGGAATGCAGGGATGAAGCGCGGATCGTGCATTTTCACGGCCCCAAGCCCTGGGCATATAAACAAACCAACCTGCCTGACCTATGCATCAATCACTATGACTACATGCGGGGAATCTGGATGGAATACCTGAATCCCCAGGAACGCGCGCTGGTGGAAAGCTGGGCGTAA